The Raphanus sativus cultivar WK10039 chromosome 2, ASM80110v3, whole genome shotgun sequence DNA segment TAGAGAGTTTCTTGGATTGTTCATCTGAATCTTGGTTCTTTTTTTTGCAGTATACAAGAAGCATTATCCACCGGCTTTACATGATGAAGTCTGGAGATTAGATAGAATAGCGAAAGATGGAGCACTACACAAGAAGCTAGTAAAATCTAACATCATGACCGTTGAAGACTTCCTTCGGATACTTGTGAAGGAACCGCAGAAGCTAAGAAGCGTATGTGCATCCATAAACATCTATAGAAGTAGTTACTGTGTCTTGCTTTACTTACTTGGTGTGTGTTTTGCAGTTACTTGGGAGTGGAATGTCAAATAGAATGTGGGAAAACACGGTGGAGCATGCAAAGACTTGTGTATTGGGTGGGAAGCTTTACGTTTATTACACAGAGCAGACACATCATAACACAGGAGTTGTCTTCAATCATATATATGAGTTCCGAGGCTTGATTGCTAATGGCCACTTCTTATCTCTTGAATCTCTTAATCATGACCAAAAGGTAAGACATCTCTCTGTAAAACTTGGCTTCTTATTCCCAGTAGGATCTGAGCTGCCTTTGCAACTCTTTTAACAGATTTCTGCAGACATTCTGGTGAAGGCTGCTTATGAGAACTGGCATAAAACGGTTGAGTATGACGGTGAGCTGTTGAATTGCTTACCAGAGGCAAGAAGGGCACAGAACCATCAGGAGACTCTGCAGTGTCATCAGAATGTGAATAATAGCTACTCAATGGTTCCTCAGGAACAGAGACAGTATCCGTTTGTGCAACAGCCACGCAATCAGTTAGGAGACTACACATCGATGGATAGTTCCTCAGTTTCAGGCACATACAATGGAGACCGTGAAGATGTTTTCACAGAGGAAATTAGGGTGAGGAGTTCAGAGATGCTTGAGACCGATGATATGCAGAAACTGCTCAAGACATTTGGGTTAGCAGGCGGGTTTACTAATATTGATGAGTCCTATTACGGTTTAAATGATCGGTATGAAGCTCAGATTGATAAGGATTATGGGAGAGAACGAGGCAAAGGCTCAGGGAAAGCTGTGGTGGGATGGCTTAAGCTTAAAGCTGCATTGAGATGGGGTATCTTTATACGCAAGAAAGCTGCAGAGAGGAGGCCTCAAATTGTGGAGATTGACTAAGGAACTGTAAATACTCTGGGAGGAGCTCTTTGTGAAAAAGACAAATATAGAGTTGCGACTTAAAAGAGTAATGGGACTTTGCattgtaatgtttttatttgtttgcttGTTTTACTTGTTTGTCTCGGCGTGGAAACATCTTGTTCTCTGTTAGCTTCTCCTACAAGTAATGATGTTATACAAAAACCTCAAAGTTGATGCTACATTACATTTTTCTGGTACAGGAGATTTAACATCGAGCAATTTGCTCAAGAACATGGCTACATTTTACAGTAAATACCTCTCTAGATTATATCTTTGTTTTCCACCAGTGTTTAGCATTTGGTTTTGATCTCACTAGAGGAAATGACTCTCCTCAAGCTTTCCTTGAATGTTCTGAGTTCAAAACACATGTCTTATGCAAGCACATAAAGGAATCTCCCAAATTGTCTTCTGATTCTGCTACTAAACCTGAAGAAACACATCCCTACCTTTTCCGAAATCTCAAGCACCGATTGTGCTTAGTCTCGGTGATACTAGGCTCATTGGTCGGTTGTTTTGGTGGTGGATTGGTTAAAGATAGTTTCTCCATTGCGTTTATGAACTTGCGCAGGTGTTTAATGTACTCAGGATACGTCTCCAGGTTGCAATGACCTCCACCTTTCACCCATAACGGATCATACTTCTCCTTGGCCAGCTCCCACAATCTCTTCCCGTGAGACAAATCCACTATGTCATCC contains these protein-coding regions:
- the LOC108842466 gene encoding calmodulin-binding protein 60 F; amino-acid sequence: MESSMRKRGHGHNQDNLSEGSEPKRQKKLPALASVIVEAVKVDSLQRLCSSLEPLFRRIVSEEVERALSKLENSKATPRSQEPKKIQGLDGRRNLQIRFRTRMPPHLFTGGKVEGEQGSAIRVVLIDANTGNVVQTGEESMAKLNVVVLDGDFNDEDDEDWTREHFESFLVKEREGKRPILTGHTHVVLKEGVGTLGELTFNDNSSWIRSRKFRLGVKAATGFSIREAKTEPFAVKDHRGELYKKHYPPALHDEVWRLDRIAKDGALHKKLVKSNIMTVEDFLRILVKEPQKLRSLLGSGMSNRMWENTVEHAKTCVLGGKLYVYYTEQTHHNTGVVFNHIYEFRGLIANGHFLSLESLNHDQKISADILVKAAYENWHKTVEYDGELLNCLPEARRAQNHQETLQCHQNVNNSYSMVPQEQRQYPFVQQPRNQLGDYTSMDSSSVSGTYNGDREDVFTEEIRVRSSEMLETDDMQKLLKTFGLAGGFTNIDESYYGLNDRYEAQIDKDYGRERGKGSGKAVVGWLKLKAALRWGIFIRKKAAERRPQIVEID